Proteins from one Aureimonas sp. SA4125 genomic window:
- a CDS encoding cytochrome c biogenesis protein CcdA: MASSALFAFLAGVLSVLSPCVLPLLPIVLGTAVSQHRFGPAALSGGLALSFVAIGLFVATIGFAVGLDAGLFRSIGGLMLMGVGIILLLPVLQVQIAAAAGPFGNWTEQHLGGFDTAGLQGQFGLGLLLGAIWSPCVGPTLGAASVLAARGENLGEVALVMGVFGLGAALPLLVLGMLSRETMLRWRHRMMGAGKGGKQVLGGLLVTVGLAIVTGLDKQLEAILVGVSPAWLTRLTTQF, encoded by the coding sequence ATGGCCAGCAGCGCGCTTTTCGCCTTCCTCGCGGGTGTCCTGTCGGTGCTGTCGCCCTGCGTCTTGCCGCTCCTGCCGATCGTCCTCGGCACGGCGGTGTCGCAACACCGCTTCGGACCGGCGGCGCTGTCCGGCGGCCTGGCGCTTTCCTTCGTCGCGATCGGCCTGTTCGTCGCAACGATCGGCTTTGCCGTCGGCCTCGACGCCGGGCTCTTCCGCAGCATCGGCGGCCTGATGCTGATGGGTGTCGGCATCATCCTCCTGCTGCCGGTGCTGCAAGTGCAAATCGCCGCCGCCGCCGGGCCTTTCGGCAACTGGACGGAACAGCATCTGGGCGGCTTCGACACCGCGGGGCTGCAAGGCCAGTTCGGCCTCGGGCTTCTGCTCGGCGCCATCTGGAGCCCCTGCGTCGGACCGACGCTCGGCGCCGCCTCCGTGCTGGCGGCCAGGGGCGAGAATCTCGGCGAGGTGGCGCTGGTGATGGGCGTGTTCGGCCTCGGCGCGGCACTGCCGCTGCTCGTCCTCGGCATGCTCTCGCGCGAGACCATGCTGCGCTGGCGCCATCGGATGATGGGTGCCGGCAAGGGCGGCAAGCAGGTCCTCGGCGGCCTGCTGGTGACGGTCGGCCTGGCCATCGTCACCGGTCTCGACAAGCAGCTGGAGGCGATCCTCGTCGGCGTGTCGCCGGCCTGGCTGACGCGCCTGACGACACAGTTCTGA
- the rplT gene encoding 50S ribosomal protein L20 yields MARVKRGVTSHAKHKKVLEQAKGFRGRRKNTIRTALAAVDRSKQYATRDRRTKKRNFRALWIQRINAAVREHGLTYARFIDGLSKTGIEVDRKVMSDLAIHEPEAFAALCDSAKAALEYLKGQNPGSFERAVREPVTTVAA; encoded by the coding sequence ATGGCACGCGTTAAAAGAGGCGTCACCTCGCACGCCAAGCACAAGAAGGTTCTCGAGCAGGCCAAGGGTTTCCGAGGCCGCCGCAAGAACACCATCCGCACGGCGCTCGCCGCCGTCGACCGGTCGAAGCAGTACGCGACGCGCGATCGTCGCACCAAGAAGCGCAATTTCCGCGCCCTCTGGATCCAGCGCATCAACGCCGCGGTCCGCGAGCACGGCCTGACCTATGCCCGCTTCATCGACGGCCTGTCGAAGACCGGCATCGAGGTCGACCGCAAGGTCATGTCCGACCTCGCCATCCACGAGCCCGAGGCTTTCGCCGCGCTCTGCGATTCGGCCAAGGCCGCCCTGGAATACCTGAAGGGCCAGAACCCCGGCTCGTTCGAGCGCGCCGTTCGCGAGCCGGTCACGACCGTCGCCGCCTGA
- the rpmI gene encoding 50S ribosomal protein L35 has translation MPKMKTKASAKKRFRFTANGHVKAGAAGKRHGMIKRSNDFLRNARGTMILSKPDERIVKIYMPYNR, from the coding sequence ATGCCCAAGATGAAGACCAAGGCCAGCGCCAAGAAGCGGTTCCGGTTCACCGCCAACGGCCACGTCAAGGCCGGTGCCGCCGGCAAGCGCCATGGCATGATCAAACGCTCCAACGACTTTCTTCGCAATGCGCGCGGGACGATGATTCTGTCCAAGCCCGACGAGCGGATCGTCAAGATTTACATGCCGTACAACCGCTGA
- the infC gene encoding translation initiation factor IF-3 yields the protein MRRPFRAPPAQKEGPRSNKDIRIPFVQLIDTDGQNRGPTPTAEALAMAEEAGLDLVEIVPTANPPVCKILDLGKLKYEGQKKAAEQRKRQKTVEVKEIKMRPNIDDHDYETKMKAVRRFFEEGDKVKLTLRFRGREMAHQDLGMVLLNRVREETAEIAKVEAEPKLEGRQMMMVLAPRA from the coding sequence ATTCGCAGACCATTTCGCGCGCCGCCCGCCCAGAAGGAGGGGCCGCGCTCCAACAAGGACATCCGGATTCCCTTTGTCCAGTTGATCGATACCGACGGACAGAACCGGGGGCCGACACCGACCGCCGAGGCTCTTGCCATGGCCGAAGAGGCCGGCCTCGATCTCGTCGAGATCGTGCCGACCGCCAATCCGCCCGTCTGCAAGATCCTCGATCTCGGCAAGCTGAAATACGAAGGCCAGAAGAAGGCCGCCGAGCAGCGCAAGCGCCAGAAGACCGTCGAGGTCAAAGAGATCAAGATGCGTCCGAACATCGACGATCACGACTACGAGACCAAGATGAAGGCGGTCCGCCGCTTCTTCGAGGAGGGCGACAAGGTCAAGCTGACGCTGCGGTTCCGTGGCCGCGAAATGGCGCATCAGGACCTCGGAATGGTCTTGCTGAACCGGGTTCGCGAGGAGACGGCCGAGATCGCCAAGGTCGAAGCCGAGCCCAAGCTCGAGGGCCGGCAGATGATGATGGTTCTGGCTCCCCGCGCCTGA
- a CDS encoding alpha/beta hydrolase, which produces MSPLQPIDLPPEYLDVGTGTDRRAVAYRVQSGATPSLLWLGGYASDMKGTKAARLAALAAREGWGFCRFDYSGHGESAGPFVDGTISRWCEEAESVLAATLSGPVILVGSSMGAWIALRLAAGMRARGGGPAALLLLAPAPDFTRRLVVPNLSAAQCADLAAKGYCTEPSPYGPPMIYSRALIEDGERNLVMEGLIETGCPVHIIQGMQDPDVPYSHALDLVSLLPADGVTLTLVKDGDHRLSRAEDLARMESAVRALRAEAQITLSR; this is translated from the coding sequence ATGTCCCCCCTGCAACCGATCGATCTCCCACCTGAGTATCTGGATGTCGGCACGGGAACCGATCGCCGCGCCGTCGCCTACCGCGTCCAGTCGGGAGCGACGCCGTCGCTGCTGTGGCTCGGCGGCTACGCGTCCGACATGAAGGGCACCAAGGCTGCGCGGCTGGCGGCACTGGCGGCACGCGAGGGCTGGGGCTTCTGCCGGTTCGACTATTCCGGCCACGGCGAGTCGGCCGGCCCGTTCGTCGACGGCACGATCAGCCGGTGGTGCGAAGAAGCCGAGTCCGTGCTCGCAGCGACGCTTTCCGGCCCCGTGATCCTCGTCGGCTCGTCGATGGGCGCCTGGATCGCGCTTCGCCTCGCCGCCGGGATGCGGGCCCGGGGCGGCGGCCCGGCCGCGCTTCTGCTTCTTGCCCCGGCACCCGATTTCACCCGCCGGCTCGTGGTGCCGAACCTCTCCGCGGCCCAATGCGCCGATCTCGCGGCAAAGGGATACTGCACCGAACCCTCCCCGTATGGTCCGCCGATGATCTACAGTCGCGCCCTGATCGAGGACGGCGAGAGAAACCTCGTGATGGAAGGGCTGATCGAGACCGGCTGCCCCGTCCACATCATCCAGGGCATGCAGGACCCGGACGTGCCCTATTCCCACGCCCTCGATCTCGTCAGCCTGCTGCCGGCCGACGGCGTGACGCTCACTCTCGTGAAGGACGGCGATCACAGGCTGTCGCGCGCGGAGGATTTGGCCAGGATGGAGAGCGCGGTGAGGGCCCTCAGAGCCGAGGCGCAGATCACCCTGTCGCGATAG
- a CDS encoding transglutaminase-like cysteine peptidase, which produces MSIGSSAVAPLGHRLFCKAQPNECRTDTPAPAERLELEPEIMKTIAEINTAVNQMIRPVSDQIQFGVEEHWTYPDNSGDCEDYALLKRRKLHAAGIALSDLLITVVRKANGEGHAILTLTTTSGDYVLDNLDWRVRPWREAPYTYLKRQSSDDPEKWQTITADTDVLVSAVAR; this is translated from the coding sequence ATGTCGATAGGATCGAGCGCCGTTGCGCCACTTGGTCATCGCTTGTTCTGCAAGGCGCAGCCGAATGAGTGCCGCACGGATACGCCGGCTCCGGCAGAACGGCTAGAACTCGAACCGGAGATCATGAAAACGATCGCGGAGATCAACACGGCGGTCAATCAGATGATCCGTCCGGTATCGGACCAAATCCAGTTCGGCGTCGAGGAACACTGGACCTATCCCGACAACAGCGGCGACTGCGAAGACTATGCCCTCTTGAAGCGTCGCAAGCTCCACGCTGCCGGGATCGCCCTGTCGGATCTCCTCATCACCGTGGTCCGAAAGGCCAATGGCGAAGGCCACGCGATCCTGACCTTGACCACCACCTCCGGCGACTATGTGCTCGACAATCTGGACTGGCGGGTGAGGCCATGGCGGGAGGCCCCCTATACCTACTTGAAGCGGCAGAGCAGCGACGATCCGGAGAAGTGGCAGACCATCACCGCCGATACCGACGTCCTCGTCAGCGCCGTCGCGCGCTGA
- the yacG gene encoding DNA gyrase inhibitor YacG, protein MSDGVVTPLRPKRKCPECGRPSDREAYPFCSARCKDVDLNRWLSGRYVIPGPSDEMSGDDET, encoded by the coding sequence ATGAGCGACGGCGTCGTCACGCCGCTCCGGCCGAAGCGCAAATGCCCTGAATGCGGACGACCTTCCGATCGCGAGGCCTATCCGTTCTGCTCCGCCCGCTGCAAGGACGTGGACCTGAACCGATGGCTGTCAGGCCGCTATGTAATTCCCGGACCGTCGGACGAAATGTCCGGCGACGACGAGACCTGA
- a CDS encoding Maf-like protein, protein MAQRLYLVLASGSPRRVELLQQAGIEPERLLPADIDETPQKSEHPRSLAKRLAKTKAEAAFDVLNERGEREGRMVLAADTVVSVGRQILPKAELAEEAVANLRILSGRTHRVHTGVCLIGPDGTQRQRLVETRVRFKRLSRDDIDSYIASGEWRGKAGGYAIQGLAGSFVVRLVGSYTNVVGLPLYETIALIGGEGFDIHAPWREAGQAAAAT, encoded by the coding sequence ATGGCACAGCGGCTTTACCTCGTCCTGGCCTCCGGCTCGCCGCGGCGCGTGGAACTTCTGCAGCAGGCCGGCATCGAGCCGGAGCGCCTGCTGCCGGCCGATATCGACGAGACGCCGCAGAAGAGCGAACATCCGCGATCCCTGGCCAAACGGCTCGCCAAGACCAAGGCGGAAGCAGCTTTCGACGTTTTGAACGAGCGCGGCGAGAGGGAGGGACGTATGGTACTTGCCGCCGACACCGTCGTCTCCGTCGGACGACAGATCCTGCCGAAGGCAGAACTTGCCGAGGAAGCCGTCGCCAATCTGCGCATCCTTTCCGGCCGCACCCACCGCGTTCATACCGGGGTCTGCCTGATTGGCCCGGACGGCACGCAGCGTCAGCGGCTGGTGGAAACGCGCGTGCGTTTCAAGCGGCTGTCGCGCGACGACATCGACTCCTACATCGCTTCCGGCGAATGGCGCGGCAAGGCCGGTGGCTATGCCATCCAGGGCCTGGCGGGCAGCTTCGTCGTGCGCCTCGTCGGCTCATACACCAATGTCGTCGGATTGCCGCTCTACGAGACGATCGCTCTGATCGGCGGCGAGGGATTTGACATCCACGCGCCGTGGCGCGAGGCCGGCCAGGCGGCCGCTGCGACATGA
- the infA gene encoding translation initiation factor IF-1, with the protein MAKEEVLEFPGLVTELLPNATFRIKLENDHEIIAHTAGRMRKNRIRVLTGDKVLVEMTPYDLSKGRITYRFK; encoded by the coding sequence ATGGCGAAAGAAGAAGTTCTCGAATTCCCGGGTCTGGTGACCGAACTCCTCCCGAATGCGACCTTCCGCATCAAGCTCGAGAACGACCACGAGATCATCGCTCATACGGCCGGTCGGATGCGCAAGAACCGCATCCGCGTGCTGACCGGCGACAAGGTGCTGGTCGAGATGACCCCCTACGACCTGTCCAAGGGTCGCATCACCTACCGCTTCAAGTAG
- the murA gene encoding UDP-N-acetylglucosamine 1-carboxyvinyltransferase, which translates to MDRIRIRGGNTLNGVIPISGAKNAALPLMIASLLTDDTLTLENVPHLADVEQLIRILGNHGVDYSVSGKRLSQTPANGRTIHFTARTIVDTTAPYELVSKMRASFWVIGPLLARMHKAKVSLPGGCAIGTRPVDLFIDGLRALGATIDIDRGYINAEAKGGLVGNRFVFPKVSVGATHVMMMAASLAKGETVIENAAREPEVVDLATCLNAMGAKISGAGTPTITIQGVTSLSGARHRVLPDRIETGTYAMAVAMTGGDVVLEGTDAALLQSAFTALRQAGAEISQAPNGIRVTRNGGGVHPVDVITDPFPGFPTDLQAQFMALMTRSSGISHITETIFENRFMHVQELARLGAKISLSGQVARIEGVERLAGAPVMATDLRASVSLVIAGLVAEGETTVNRVYHLDRGFERLEEKLVACGADVERISG; encoded by the coding sequence ATGGACCGTATTCGCATCAGGGGCGGTAACACGCTGAACGGGGTGATCCCGATTTCCGGCGCCAAGAACGCGGCCCTGCCGCTGATGATCGCCTCGCTCCTGACGGACGACACGCTGACGCTCGAGAACGTGCCGCATCTGGCCGATGTCGAGCAGCTGATCCGCATCCTCGGCAATCACGGCGTCGACTATTCGGTTTCCGGCAAGCGTCTCAGCCAGACGCCGGCGAACGGGCGCACCATCCATTTCACCGCCCGCACCATCGTCGATACCACCGCGCCCTACGAGCTGGTGTCGAAAATGCGCGCGAGCTTCTGGGTGATCGGTCCGCTGCTGGCCCGCATGCACAAGGCCAAGGTCTCGCTTCCCGGCGGCTGCGCCATCGGCACGCGTCCGGTCGATCTCTTCATCGACGGCCTGCGTGCGCTCGGCGCCACGATCGACATCGACCGCGGCTACATCAACGCCGAGGCCAAGGGCGGCCTCGTCGGCAACCGCTTCGTCTTCCCGAAGGTCTCGGTCGGCGCGACGCATGTGATGATGATGGCGGCCTCGCTTGCCAAGGGCGAGACCGTCATCGAGAACGCCGCGCGCGAGCCGGAAGTCGTCGACCTTGCGACCTGCCTCAATGCCATGGGCGCGAAGATTTCGGGCGCCGGCACGCCGACCATCACCATCCAGGGCGTGACCTCCCTGTCCGGTGCCCGCCACCGCGTCCTGCCCGACCGCATCGAGACCGGCACCTATGCCATGGCCGTCGCGATGACCGGCGGCGACGTCGTTCTCGAAGGCACCGATGCCGCCCTCCTGCAGAGCGCCTTCACCGCCCTTCGCCAGGCCGGCGCCGAGATCAGCCAGGCGCCGAACGGCATCCGGGTAACGCGCAACGGCGGCGGGGTGCACCCCGTCGACGTCATCACCGACCCCTTCCCCGGATTTCCGACCGATCTTCAGGCGCAGTTCATGGCGCTGATGACGCGCTCGTCCGGCATCTCGCACATCACCGAGACGATCTTCGAGAACCGCTTCATGCATGTCCAGGAACTCGCCCGGCTCGGCGCGAAGATTTCGCTTTCCGGCCAGGTGGCGCGCATTGAGGGCGTGGAGCGGCTGGCCGGTGCCCCGGTGATGGCGACGGATCTGCGCGCCTCGGTGTCGCTGGTCATCGCCGGACTCGTCGCGGAAGGCGAGACGACGGTCAACCGCGTCTACCATCTCGACCGCGGCTTCGAGCGGCTGGAGGAGAAGCTCGTGGCTTGCGGCGCCGACGTGGAGCGTATCTCCGGCTAG
- a CDS encoding anti-sigma factor, with protein sequence MSEFTDPPEDDMLAAEYALGVLDSAGRIKAERRMRHDAVFARAVDDWQNRLGPMVAAAQSVAPPAGLWESIDGDLGRILRVRAAFPPRAEARATTGRRVSGAWQWLGLGSLGVAAASLAALLVAASPGPPVEPLTASLAGESGPPLYAAVVYPGSASATLVPIAVGADPAHAHELWLIEPGKAPLSLGVLAQQGTLRIEIPPALVAKGGVLAITLEPLGGSPTGNPTGPVVAQGELQAI encoded by the coding sequence ATGAGCGAATTCACCGATCCTCCCGAAGACGACATGCTCGCCGCGGAATATGCTCTGGGCGTGCTCGATAGTGCCGGGCGCATCAAGGCCGAGCGGCGGATGCGCCACGACGCCGTCTTCGCTCGCGCCGTCGACGACTGGCAGAACCGCCTCGGTCCGATGGTTGCTGCTGCGCAGTCCGTGGCACCCCCCGCCGGCCTTTGGGAGTCGATCGACGGCGATCTCGGCCGCATCCTGCGGGTGCGGGCAGCCTTTCCCCCAAGGGCGGAGGCACGCGCCACAACGGGCCGCCGCGTCTCCGGCGCCTGGCAGTGGCTCGGGCTCGGCTCGCTTGGCGTCGCCGCCGCGAGCCTTGCCGCACTCCTCGTCGCCGCCAGCCCCGGTCCGCCGGTCGAACCGCTGACGGCCTCGCTCGCCGGCGAAAGCGGCCCGCCGCTCTACGCGGCGGTGGTCTATCCCGGCTCGGCGAGCGCGACGCTCGTCCCCATCGCCGTCGGCGCCGACCCGGCGCATGCGCATGAGCTCTGGCTGATCGAACCCGGCAAGGCGCCGCTCTCGCTCGGCGTCCTGGCACAGCAGGGAACACTGCGCATCGAGATTCCGCCGGCGCTGGTCGCCAAGGGCGGCGTTCTCGCCATCACGCTCGAACCCCTCGGCGGATCGCCGACCGGCAATCCGACGGGTCCCGTCGTCGCCCAGGGCGAACTGCAGGCGATCTAA
- a CDS encoding sigma-70 family RNA polymerase sigma factor, translating to MSFDAVTPDEGRQYLVERLEAVAGGDRAALRDIYERTSAKLFGVCLRILPDREEAEDVLQDVYLTVWNKAERFDPSRASPITWLATIARNRAIDRQRALGPRAFHRAIDDALDVAEDAPDVLTQMERVEENRQLTACLETLDARTRGAIVSAFFGGRTYETLAADESLPLGTMKSLIRRGLQRLKNCLQP from the coding sequence GTGAGTTTTGACGCGGTGACACCGGACGAGGGGCGGCAGTATCTGGTGGAACGGCTCGAAGCCGTGGCAGGGGGCGACCGCGCCGCCTTGCGCGACATCTATGAGCGGACGTCCGCGAAGCTATTTGGCGTCTGCCTGCGTATCTTGCCCGACAGGGAAGAGGCGGAAGACGTGCTGCAGGATGTCTACCTTACGGTGTGGAACAAGGCGGAGCGGTTCGATCCCTCGCGCGCCAGCCCGATCACCTGGCTGGCCACCATTGCCCGCAACCGCGCGATCGACCGCCAGCGCGCCCTCGGCCCGCGGGCCTTCCACCGCGCCATCGACGATGCTCTCGACGTCGCCGAGGATGCGCCCGACGTCCTCACGCAGATGGAGCGCGTCGAGGAGAACCGGCAGCTCACGGCCTGCCTCGAGACACTCGACGCCAGGACACGCGGCGCGATCGTTTCGGCCTTCTTCGGCGGGCGGACCTACGAGACCCTTGCCGCCGACGAGAGCCTGCCCCTCGGCACGATGAAGAGCCTCATCCGCCGCGGCCTGCAGCGCCTGAAGAACTGCCTGCAGCCATGA
- the betB gene encoding betaine-aldehyde dehydrogenase — MRAQPTHSHFIDGAYVEDAAGAGFDSLYPATGEVIARLHAATPALIEAAVAAAARGQAEWAARTGAERGRVLRRAADILRARNRKISELETLDTGKALAETLVADAASGADCLEFFGALAADIKGEYIDLGGSFAYTRREPLGVCVGIGAWNYPVQIACWKAAPALACGNAMIFKPSEVTPLSALKLAEVLVEAGLPAGVFNVVQGGGEVGAALVGHPKVAKVSVTGSIATGVRVMQAASEGLKPVTLELGGKSPIIVFADADLDAAVSGAILGNFYSTGQICSNGTRVFVERSVRTAFVEKLVARTEKIRLGDPLDEATEMGPLVSRAQYDRVLAYLDLGKAEGATLAAGGRAARPENFADGLFVEPTVFTDVTDTMRIGREEIFGPVMCVFDFDGEEEVIARANDSEMGLAAGVFTRDIARGHRVVARLKAGTCWINAYNLTPVEMPFGGMKRSGFGRENGRAAIEHYTQLKSVYVEMGTAEAPY; from the coding sequence ATGCGCGCACAGCCGACACACTCCCACTTCATCGACGGCGCCTATGTCGAGGACGCAGCGGGCGCAGGCTTCGACAGCCTCTATCCCGCCACCGGCGAGGTCATCGCGCGCCTGCATGCGGCGACGCCGGCGCTGATCGAGGCGGCGGTCGCCGCCGCCGCGCGCGGACAGGCCGAATGGGCTGCCCGCACCGGCGCCGAGCGCGGCCGGGTGCTGCGCCGTGCGGCCGACATCCTGCGGGCCCGCAACCGCAAGATCTCCGAACTCGAGACGCTCGATACCGGCAAGGCGCTGGCGGAAACGCTCGTCGCCGACGCGGCCTCCGGTGCCGACTGCCTCGAATTCTTCGGCGCGCTCGCTGCCGACATCAAGGGCGAATACATCGATCTCGGCGGCTCCTTCGCCTACACCCGCCGCGAGCCGCTCGGCGTCTGCGTCGGCATCGGCGCCTGGAACTATCCGGTCCAGATCGCCTGCTGGAAGGCCGCGCCGGCGCTCGCCTGCGGCAATGCGATGATCTTCAAGCCCTCTGAAGTGACTCCCCTCTCGGCGCTGAAGCTCGCCGAGGTTCTTGTCGAGGCCGGCCTGCCCGCCGGTGTCTTCAACGTCGTCCAGGGCGGCGGCGAGGTCGGCGCGGCGCTTGTCGGCCATCCCAAGGTGGCGAAGGTGTCCGTCACCGGCTCGATCGCCACCGGCGTGCGCGTGATGCAGGCGGCGAGCGAGGGCCTCAAGCCCGTCACGCTCGAACTCGGCGGCAAGTCGCCGATCATCGTCTTTGCCGACGCCGATCTCGACGCGGCCGTCTCCGGCGCGATTCTCGGCAATTTCTACTCGACCGGGCAGATCTGCTCGAACGGCACGCGCGTCTTCGTCGAGCGCTCGGTGCGCACAGCCTTCGTGGAAAAGCTCGTCGCCCGCACGGAAAAGATCCGCCTCGGCGATCCGCTGGACGAAGCGACCGAAATGGGCCCGCTGGTCTCGCGCGCCCAGTACGACCGCGTCCTCGCCTATCTCGACCTCGGCAAGGCCGAGGGTGCGACGCTCGCCGCCGGTGGCCGGGCGGCGCGGCCGGAGAACTTCGCCGACGGCCTGTTCGTCGAGCCGACGGTGTTCACCGATGTCACCGACACGATGCGGATCGGCCGCGAGGAAATCTTTGGCCCGGTGATGTGCGTCTTCGACTTCGACGGGGAGGAGGAGGTGATCGCCCGCGCCAACGACAGCGAGATGGGACTTGCCGCCGGCGTCTTCACCCGCGACATCGCCCGCGGCCACCGCGTCGTGGCCCGGCTGAAGGCCGGCACCTGCTGGATCAACGCCTACAATCTGACGCCGGTCGAGATGCCGTTCGGCGGCATGAAGCGCTCGGGCTTCGGCCGCGAGAACGGACGGGCGGCGATCGAACATTATACCCAGTTGAAATCGGTCTATGTCGAGATGGGGACGGCCGAGGCGCCCTATTGA
- a CDS encoding DUF427 domain-containing protein, with product MSTLQPTPHITVTPETRPVNVFLNDNVIASTKQALVLQEGNAQPVLYIPKEHVAMEFLLPTDRRTTCPHKGEASYWTISAGNASAENAVWGYDTPKDGVLAIAGHVAFYPDKVRIQVG from the coding sequence ATGAGCACGCTGCAACCGACGCCGCATATCACCGTCACGCCCGAGACGCGGCCGGTGAACGTCTTCCTGAACGACAATGTCATCGCCTCGACAAAGCAGGCGCTGGTCCTGCAGGAGGGAAACGCCCAACCGGTGCTCTACATCCCGAAGGAGCATGTCGCGATGGAATTCCTTCTGCCAACCGATCGGCGTACGACCTGTCCCCATAAGGGCGAGGCCAGCTATTGGACGATCTCGGCCGGTAATGCGTCGGCCGAAAACGCGGTCTGGGGCTACGACACGCCGAAGGACGGCGTGCTGGCAATCGCAGGCCATGTCGCCTTCTATCCCGACAAGGTCCGCATTCAGGTGGGCTGA
- a CDS encoding DUF1236 domain-containing protein — MRKLLLATAALAALGAGSAMADQIVVKDSGPMAGPVVAVVPAPDSVRSYVVANPRPAVRLEGEIVQGYVVPGDVELVPVPDNPDYVYFYAGDNRPVIVRAEDRSVVYVDADTVVDDGIPDELIGYVRDNPVDPLVLEGDIAVGYEVPVDARLQPVDGYKGYSYFYHNGQPYVVDQTSRRVVYYPR, encoded by the coding sequence ATGCGCAAGCTTCTTCTCGCCACCGCAGCGCTCGCCGCGCTCGGTGCCGGTTCCGCCATGGCTGACCAGATCGTCGTCAAGGACAGCGGGCCGATGGCCGGGCCTGTCGTCGCCGTCGTTCCCGCGCCGGACAGTGTTCGCAGCTACGTCGTCGCCAATCCGCGGCCGGCCGTTCGCCTCGAGGGCGAGATCGTGCAGGGCTATGTCGTGCCCGGCGATGTCGAACTCGTGCCGGTGCCGGATAACCCCGACTATGTCTACTTCTACGCCGGCGACAACCGCCCGGTGATCGTTCGCGCTGAGGATCGGTCGGTCGTCTATGTCGACGCCGACACGGTGGTCGACGACGGCATCCCGGACGAGCTGATCGGCTATGTCCGCGACAACCCGGTCGATCCCCTGGTGCTCGAGGGTGACATCGCCGTCGGCTACGAGGTGCCGGTCGATGCCCGGCTGCAGCCGGTCGACGGCTACAAGGGCTACAGCTACTTCTATCACAACGGTCAGCCCTACGTGGTCGACCAGACGAGCCGGCGCGTCGTCTACTACCCGCGCTGA
- a CDS encoding SelT/SelW/SelH family protein: MPGPRITITYCTQCQWLLRAGWMAQELLSTFGPDLGEVALIPGTGGIFEISCDGALIWERKRDGGFPEAKVLKQRVRDVMDPGRDLGHSDR, encoded by the coding sequence ATGCCCGGACCCCGGATCACCATCACCTATTGCACCCAGTGCCAGTGGCTGCTGCGCGCGGGCTGGATGGCGCAGGAGCTTCTGTCGACCTTCGGACCGGATCTTGGGGAAGTGGCGCTGATCCCGGGAACGGGCGGCATCTTCGAGATCAGTTGCGACGGTGCGCTGATCTGGGAGCGCAAGCGCGACGGCGGCTTTCCCGAGGCGAAGGTGTTGAAGCAGAGGGTGCGCGACGTCATGGATCCCGGCCGCGACCTCGGGCACAGCGACCGCTAA
- the msrA gene encoding peptide-methionine (S)-S-oxide reductase MsrA, with the protein MSSTSASRSRRLRFAASAAVVTLVVAGGATLMGRLPAQAADAAFVIPAPAVDESAGKTQETAILAGGCFWGVQGVFQHVEGVSNAVSGYAGGTPETATYETVSGGRSAHAEAVAITYDPREVTYGELLQIYFSVAHDPTQLNRQGPDSGTQYRSAIFPTTPEQAKVAAAYIAQLDKTGVYPGKIVTTLEDGARFFPAEAYHQDFLVQNPTYPYIVIHDQPKIDNLKEMFPEQFRNTPVLVASAKS; encoded by the coding sequence ATGTCCTCGACTTCAGCCAGCCGCTCCCGGCGCTTGCGTTTCGCCGCCTCTGCCGCGGTCGTCACGCTGGTCGTCGCCGGCGGGGCGACCCTCATGGGCCGGCTTCCGGCTCAGGCGGCGGATGCCGCCTTCGTCATTCCCGCCCCGGCCGTCGACGAGAGCGCCGGCAAGACCCAGGAGACCGCGATCCTCGCCGGCGGTTGCTTCTGGGGCGTCCAAGGCGTGTTCCAGCATGTCGAGGGCGTCAGCAATGCCGTCTCCGGCTATGCCGGCGGCACGCCCGAAACAGCCACCTACGAGACCGTTTCGGGCGGACGGAGCGCCCATGCCGAAGCCGTCGCGATCACCTACGATCCCCGGGAAGTGACCTATGGCGAACTTCTCCAGATCTATTTCTCGGTCGCGCACGATCCGACCCAGCTGAACCGGCAGGGCCCGGACAGCGGCACGCAGTACCGCTCGGCGATCTTTCCGACGACGCCCGAGCAGGCCAAGGTCGCGGCGGCCTATATCGCCCAGCTCGACAAGACCGGCGTCTATCCCGGCAAGATCGTCACGACGCTCGAGGACGGGGCGCGCTTCTTCCCGGCCGAGGCCTATCACCAGGACTTCCTCGTGCAGAATCCGACCTATCCCTACATCGTCATCCACGACCAGCCGAAGATCGACAATCTGAAAGAGATGTTCCCCGAGCAGTTTCGCAACACGCCGGTGCTCGTCGCCAGCGCCAAGAGCTGA